TCCCGTGCTCATCTCTGGTCGGTGTCTCAAATGGGTGCCCGAACAATAGCTTTACAAATCGCAAAACATCTTTATCAATCGATTCGTTTTCTTGTGCCGGCTTACCAGGGTCGACCTTGCTTGCATCAACAAATACGTCGGCCAGCCAAAACGCCGCTTGGACATTCTGACCAAAACTCTCGCCGTGCTCTTTCCCATCCCGCTCCACAAGCCGCTCAGCATCTGCCCTATGTTGCTCACGAGTGGATCCATAAGACTTGAACTTCTCTGCAAGGACATCGACCCGCTTTGATCGAGGTGCATACGCCGCGACTACAAGAAAATTGTTGCCATACACTCTTCGCAACGTCTTTATTTCATCGGGCGTCTTTAATGAATGAAGAATATAGGCGCACCTCTCAATCGGCCGGTCCATGTTGTTCTTGTCGAGCGGCTGATGTGCCTGATACCGCGCGTTCCGAATTGCCGCGACTCCAAGCAACGCCAAGGCATCTTTCCGTTGCAAGAGCTTTCGGAATTCGTTACCTGCGTCCATTTTGCGCGCATAGCGTTGGTCGACTCTTGCTAATTCCTTTGGCGCAGGCGCTGGGAGTTTGTCGATTAGCTTGATTGATTGTGTCGTATAATTCACCGCCTTGAACGCTCGTTGCAGCGCAATCTCCACACGGCTCAGATCGGTGCCAATTGCCCCCACCAGCCCGATCACGAGTTCCTGACCTGCTTTTGACTCCTGCTCCGCCACATGAACACCCGCTAGTGTCGAAGCTACTCTGGGCGATCGGTGCAAGCAACAGCGAAAATTCTACCGCGCGTCCTACCGCTTCAAGGACCGGTTCGTCTCAACCATCCTCCCAAAATTCCAACCATCGCCCCACCCAGCCAACGTCCAGCATCACGGACAAACGCGTTGACATGCCGACAAGGAGGTGCGTCGGAGTGTTCGAACGCGGTGCTCTGCACCGATCAGAACAGATCTGTCGTGCGCGATGCAGTGCGTAGCGAGTTCAGTCTGTCTGGATGTTCAGGCGCACTTCTTGAAATTACGCGCATCTACATCACCGAGGCGCGTCTGGACACACGGCCGCGGGGACAAAAAAAACGCCAAGAGGTGACGGTTCGGTTGCTTCGAACCACGCACCTCGCTACCTTCCCGGCCGTTTTGACGAAGGGCGCGCTGCGTGCGCGCATTCTAGAGGAGCACGACAGCGATGAGCGGCCATTCCAAATGGGCCACGATCAAGCGCAAGAAGGGCGCGCTCGATGCCAAGCGCGGCAAGCTCTTCACCAAGTTGATCAAAGAGATCTCCGTCGCAGCCCGTATGGGTGGCGGAAACATCGACGGCAACCCGCGCCTGCGCAAAGCCGTCACCGACGCGCGTAGTCAAGCGATGCCCGCCGACACGATCAAACGCGCCATCCAGCGCGGTACCGGCGAGCTCGAAGGGGCAAACTACGAAGAGATCCTCTACGAAGGCACCGGTCCCGGCGGCACGTTGTTCATGGTCGAAGCGATGACGGACAACAAGAACCGCACCGTCGCGGAAATCCGGAAAGTCTTCGAAAAGAGCAACGGCGCGATGGGTTCGTCCGGAACGGCCGGCTGGGCCTTCGATCGCAAGGGCGTCATCACGCTCGCGAAGGATGCCGCGAACGAAGACCAGCTCATGGAGCTTGCCGTGGGTGCAGGCGCCGATGACTACGTCGATCAAGGTGAAGAGTGGCAAGTCACGTGCGCCATCGACGCGGTCGACGCGGTCGTCAACGCGCTCGACTTTGCCAAAATCGCCGTCAAATCGAGCGGTCCGGCGTATGTGCCCAAGAACAAAAAGCCCACGACGGGCCGTGATGCCGAGCTGTGCATGACGCTCTTCGATGCGCTCGACGATCACGACGACGTGCAAAACGTCTACGCCGACTTCGACATCTCCGACGAAGAGCTCTCGCGCATGGAAGGCTGATCCACGCCCTCCTATCGTTGCGCACCGACACAGCGTGTCGTCTTGGTGCCCCCGCTTCTCAGCAACATTCGAACCCTTTGGTGCTGAAGTTTTTGCATGAAGCTTCGTCCATCGCCGGTTAAGGCGCGTTGTGCGTGCGCCTGTGGACCGCCAGGCCTGGTAGTCTTTCGCTTGACCCTCGGAAGGAAGAACTCATGACGAACTTCGGCAAACTCGCTCTTTCGTTTCTTGCTCTCCCAGCTCTCTTGCTCTCTGCGTCTTCGGCACTTGCCATCGACACGCCCCCTCAATGCGGCAAATTCGACTTCAACAAGAACGGCCTAGGCTGCGAAGTCAAGGTCGAGGGGGGATGCGAAGCCGAGTGCACGCCGCTCAAGTTCATTGCAGCGTGCGAAGGCGGGTGCTCGCTGACCGCGACGTCCCAATGCACTGGCAACTGCGGCGTGAGTTGCATTGCGCAGTGTGACCCCGCCAAACTCGACTGCATTCAAGGTTGTCACGACGAATGCGAGCAACCGTTCATCGCGGATTGCCAAGCTTCGCATCCGGATCGGGATTGCGTGACGGACGCAGAGGCGAGCTGTACGCAGCACTGCCGCACCAACTGCAAAGTGGTTCCCAGCTCGTGCACCGAGCATTGCGATCAGTGTTGCACCGGCGCGTGCACGTCGAACGTGAACCTCGATTGCGATATCAAATGCTATGCGGACGTCGAAGGTGGTTGCCGAGTTGCCTGCCAGCAGCCGAGCGGCGGCCTTTTCTGCAACGGTCAGTATGTCAACGCGACCGACGTGGAGAGCTGCATCAGTGCGCTCGCTGCACAAGGGCTCGAGGTCGACGTGTCGGCGCGCGGAGAATGCGTGTGCACGCTGAGCGGCTGCGACTGCGACGGTAGCGCCAATGCAGGCGGAGGCTTCTGCGCTGCTGCTCCAGGGCAGGATTCGCCGTTCGAGGCAGCCATCGTGATGATGGGCATGGCAGCGGCCGGCATTTCGGTTGCTCGACGCCGCAATCGCAACAGCCGCTGATTCTCAGATCATCGCGCCCCTCATGAAAACGCTCGCGGCAATCCCCGCGGGCGTTTTGCTTTGGGAAAACCCATTACGGTCTCCAAATCGGAAATTCGAATACGCCCC
This window of the Polyangiaceae bacterium genome carries:
- a CDS encoding YebC/PmpR family DNA-binding transcriptional regulator, giving the protein MSGHSKWATIKRKKGALDAKRGKLFTKLIKEISVAARMGGGNIDGNPRLRKAVTDARSQAMPADTIKRAIQRGTGELEGANYEEILYEGTGPGGTLFMVEAMTDNKNRTVAEIRKVFEKSNGAMGSSGTAGWAFDRKGVITLAKDAANEDQLMELAVGAGADDYVDQGEEWQVTCAIDAVDAVVNALDFAKIAVKSSGPAYVPKNKKPTTGRDAELCMTLFDALDDHDDVQNVYADFDISDEELSRMEG